One window of the Leucobacter komagatae genome contains the following:
- a CDS encoding lipase family protein: MPLKSTITASLSSFAEPVRALIGVAGVALGVLLVLAPLSTQQIAVVTGIGLALAGIAAALLPTLDGFTRVSARVFGAVLFVLGTIIAVWPAGGAPWISFVVGASLIGHGVLQTVQVIRHGGDQRATSVIIALASIVFGVVALAWPVLTLTFFRLGVGAWFVFFGLQLVMAALYSGGRDPERPRGRVARWSRTIGASLALILAVAVALGSNWALGGVPLPQPGAFYAAPASVPAEPGKLIRSEQLREGVPRGADAWRILYTTTNADGSPAISSGTIVAPTARGDEPLPLLSVAHGTTGVAAKCAPSLSATPFADGAGAALEQLVVDNGWAAVTSDYIGLGTAGAHPYLIGEAEARNVLDAARAAREFSEVTVTNETVVWGHSQGGQGALWTGQLAASYAPDVTVQGVAAFAPAADLFGLAEVNKNDAVGKTVSAYIAATWSELYPQLNLESQLTPGSARGVEKIQNLCFNGKDVLGAILHGTQVPNQIFPDSLLDGEFGDLLRAQTPVGPFPAPVLVAQGSADPLVRPEQQQRWVEERCGAGAEIDYREFAGLDHLTLVAAESPLTPQLVEWTLARAAGEPATPNCDARP; the protein is encoded by the coding sequence GTGCCGCTGAAATCCACGATCACCGCCTCGCTGTCATCGTTCGCGGAGCCGGTGCGTGCGCTCATCGGCGTCGCCGGCGTCGCGCTCGGCGTGCTGCTTGTCCTTGCCCCGCTGTCGACGCAGCAGATCGCGGTGGTCACGGGCATAGGGCTGGCGCTCGCCGGTATCGCGGCTGCCCTGCTACCAACGCTCGATGGTTTTACCAGGGTGTCAGCGCGCGTCTTCGGCGCGGTGCTGTTCGTGCTCGGCACGATCATCGCGGTCTGGCCGGCTGGCGGCGCCCCGTGGATCTCGTTCGTCGTCGGCGCTTCACTCATAGGGCACGGGGTCTTGCAGACTGTCCAGGTGATCCGGCACGGAGGCGATCAGCGCGCAACGAGCGTGATCATCGCGCTCGCAAGCATCGTCTTCGGCGTCGTCGCGCTGGCCTGGCCCGTGCTGACGCTCACGTTCTTCAGGCTCGGCGTGGGCGCGTGGTTCGTCTTCTTCGGCCTGCAATTGGTGATGGCGGCGCTCTACAGCGGCGGCCGCGACCCGGAGCGGCCCCGGGGCAGGGTCGCGCGCTGGTCGCGCACCATCGGGGCGAGCCTCGCCCTGATTCTCGCAGTCGCGGTCGCGCTGGGCTCGAACTGGGCGCTCGGCGGGGTGCCGCTCCCCCAGCCCGGGGCGTTCTACGCTGCACCAGCGAGCGTGCCCGCTGAGCCCGGAAAGCTCATCCGTTCGGAGCAGCTGCGCGAGGGCGTGCCGAGGGGTGCCGACGCCTGGCGGATCCTGTACACCACGACCAACGCCGACGGGTCTCCCGCTATCTCGAGCGGCACGATTGTCGCGCCGACGGCCCGGGGTGATGAGCCGCTGCCGCTCCTCTCCGTCGCTCACGGCACGACCGGCGTGGCCGCAAAGTGCGCGCCGTCGCTCAGCGCGACCCCGTTCGCAGACGGCGCGGGGGCCGCGCTCGAGCAACTCGTTGTCGACAACGGTTGGGCCGCGGTCACGTCGGACTACATCGGCCTCGGCACGGCCGGCGCCCACCCATACCTCATTGGCGAAGCCGAGGCTCGCAACGTGCTCGACGCGGCCCGCGCCGCCCGCGAGTTCTCGGAGGTCACGGTCACGAACGAGACCGTCGTGTGGGGCCACTCACAGGGCGGCCAGGGCGCGCTCTGGACGGGGCAGCTCGCTGCCTCCTACGCCCCCGACGTGACCGTGCAGGGGGTCGCCGCGTTCGCACCCGCCGCTGACCTCTTCGGCCTGGCCGAGGTGAACAAGAACGACGCCGTCGGCAAGACCGTTTCCGCCTATATCGCGGCGACCTGGAGCGAGCTCTACCCGCAGCTCAACCTCGAGTCCCAGCTCACGCCGGGGTCGGCGCGCGGCGTCGAGAAGATCCAGAACCTGTGCTTCAACGGGAAAGACGTGCTCGGCGCTATCCTGCACGGCACGCAGGTGCCGAACCAGATCTTCCCCGACAGCCTGCTCGACGGCGAGTTCGGCGACCTGCTTCGGGCGCAGACGCCCGTCGGGCCATTCCCGGCCCCGGTGCTCGTCGCGCAGGGCTCGGCCGACCCGCTTGTGCGGCCGGAGCAGCAGCAGCGGTGGGTCGAGGAGCGCTGCGGGGCTGGCGCCGAGATCGACTACCGGGAGTTTGCGGGGCTTGACCACCTCACACTCGTCGCCGCCGAGTCACCCCTGACGCCGCAGCTCGTCGAGTGGACGCTTGCCCGGGCCGCGGGCGAGCCGGCCACCCCGAACTGCGACGCGCGGCCGTAG
- a CDS encoding DsbA family oxidoreductase translates to MSNTIRIDIWSDIACPWCYIGANRFRKAVEQFRTDNPEVEFEIEGHSYELAPDTPLNFEGSEIDFLVKHKGMPREQVEDMLGQMTAMAAAEGITFDFDRVAHSNTAAAHRVLHLAKEQGIYDEVLARLFKAYFEEGVNVGDPEQIAKVVDEVGLDPDEVRDAFEDEGFGESVESDITRARMLGVTGVPFYLINEKYGVSGAQQPEMFVSAFEQVLTLEAEANSAD, encoded by the coding sequence GTGAGTAATACGATCCGCATTGACATTTGGTCAGACATCGCCTGCCCCTGGTGCTACATCGGGGCGAACCGCTTCCGTAAGGCCGTCGAGCAGTTCCGCACCGACAACCCCGAGGTTGAGTTCGAGATCGAGGGCCACAGCTATGAGCTCGCCCCCGACACGCCGCTGAACTTCGAGGGCAGCGAGATCGACTTCCTCGTTAAGCACAAGGGCATGCCGCGCGAGCAGGTTGAAGACATGCTCGGACAGATGACCGCGATGGCGGCAGCCGAGGGCATCACCTTCGACTTCGACAGGGTCGCGCACTCGAACACCGCGGCCGCGCACCGCGTGCTGCACCTCGCGAAAGAGCAGGGTATCTACGACGAGGTACTCGCGCGCCTCTTCAAGGCCTACTTCGAGGAGGGCGTCAACGTCGGCGACCCCGAGCAGATCGCCAAGGTTGTCGACGAGGTCGGGCTCGACCCCGATGAGGTTCGCGACGCATTCGAGGATGAGGGCTTCGGCGAGTCCGTCGAGAGTGACATCACCCGCGCGCGGATGCTCGGTGTGACCGGTGTACCGTTCTACCTCATCAACGAGAAGTACGGAGTCTCTGGCGCCCAGCAGCCCGAGATGTTCGTGAGCGCGTTCGAGCAGGTGCTCACCCTCGAAGCCGAGGCGAACTCGGCTGACTGA
- a CDS encoding 4-(cytidine 5'-diphospho)-2-C-methyl-D-erythritol kinase produces the protein MRSDQRRSITVRAPGKINVYFRVGALQDDGYHEVASLYQAVSLFEEVTATESDTFSLRFGGPIETAGLPTDDTNLAIRAAKLLAAHTGYQGGVDLTVLKRVPIAGGMGGGSADAAATLLACDELWSTGVGRSGLASLAAELGADVPFALEGGTAVGTGRGDELSQALAKGTFHWVLALSDGGLSTPEVYSMLDRHRDDHANELGEQPEYVKVETAVLQAVRVGDAESLADSMHNDLQAAALRLAPELTKLLELGESRGALAGIVSGSGPTVAFLVENAQEASELKSVLMRAGVSALTVTGPVHGARVIEG, from the coding sequence ATGCGGAGCGACCAGCGAAGATCGATCACCGTGCGAGCGCCCGGTAAGATCAACGTCTACTTTCGCGTTGGCGCGCTCCAAGACGATGGCTACCACGAGGTCGCCTCGCTCTATCAGGCTGTCTCGCTGTTCGAGGAAGTGACGGCGACCGAGTCCGACACGTTCTCGCTGCGGTTCGGAGGCCCTATCGAAACGGCGGGGCTTCCGACAGACGACACGAACCTTGCTATCCGGGCGGCGAAACTGCTCGCGGCCCACACGGGCTACCAGGGCGGAGTCGACCTCACGGTGCTCAAGCGCGTGCCCATCGCGGGCGGCATGGGCGGCGGGTCAGCCGACGCTGCCGCGACCCTTCTCGCCTGCGACGAGCTGTGGAGCACCGGTGTCGGGCGCTCGGGGCTAGCCTCGCTCGCCGCCGAGCTCGGCGCTGACGTGCCGTTCGCGCTCGAGGGCGGCACTGCCGTGGGAACCGGGCGCGGCGACGAGCTGAGCCAGGCGCTCGCGAAGGGCACCTTCCACTGGGTGCTCGCCCTGTCTGACGGCGGACTGAGCACGCCGGAGGTCTACAGCATGCTCGACCGGCACCGCGACGACCACGCGAACGAGCTTGGCGAGCAGCCCGAGTACGTGAAGGTTGAGACCGCCGTGCTGCAGGCCGTGCGGGTCGGGGACGCCGAGTCGCTCGCCGACTCGATGCACAACGACCTGCAGGCGGCCGCGCTGCGGCTCGCGCCGGAGCTCACGAAGCTCCTCGAACTCGGGGAGTCGCGCGGCGCGCTCGCCGGCATTGTCTCGGGGTCAGGGCCGACCGTCGCGTTCCTGGTCGAGAACGCGCAGGAGGCCTCCGAGCTGAAGTCTGTGCTCATGCGGGCTGGCGTGAGCGCCCTCACCGTCACAGGCCCCGTGCACGGCGCGCGCGTCATCGAAGGTTAA